The following is a genomic window from Oncorhynchus masou masou isolate Uvic2021 unplaced genomic scaffold, UVic_Omas_1.1 unplaced_scaffold_8034, whole genome shotgun sequence.
gcttctaaagccatgacatcattgtctggaatattccaagctgtttaaaggcacagtcaacttcgtgtatgtaaacttctgtttatgtatgtgtgaaaacaggtttaccttatttacatacgtattcagaacctctgagactcgaaattgaactcaggtgcatcctgtttccatcatatcaaatcaaaatcaaatcaaatttaatttgtcacatacacatggttagcagatgttaatgcgagtgtagcgaaatgcttgtgcttctagttccgacaatgcagtaataaccaacaagtaatctaactaacaattcctaatctactgtcttatacacagtgtaaggggataaagaatatgtagataaggatatatgaatgagtgatgatacagagcagcataggcaagatacagtagatggtatcgagtacagtatatacatgtgagatgagtatgtaaacaaagtggcatagttaaagtggctagtgatacatgtattacataaggatgcagtcgatgatatagagtacagtatataggtatgcatatgagatgaataatgtagggtaagtaacattatataaggtagcattgtttaaagtggctagtgatatatttacaacatttcccatcaattcccattattaaagtggctggagttgagtcagtgtcagtgtgtaggcagcagccactcaatgttagtggtggctgtttaacagtctgatggccttgagatagaagctgtttttcagtctctcggtcccagctttgatgcacctgtactgacctcaccttctggatgatagcggggtgaacaggcagtggctcgggtggtagatgtccttgatgatctttatggccttcctgtaacatcgggtggtgtaggtgtcctggagtgcaggtagtttgcccccgatgatgcgttgtgcagacctcactaccctctggagagccttacggttgagggcggagcagttgccgtaccaggcggtgatacagcccgccaggatgctcatCTCatgtttgagatgtttctacaactggattTCTACAACTGGATTTGaatcaacctgtggtaaattccattgattggacatgatttggaaaggcatacacctgtctatataaggtatcacagttgacagtgcatgtcagagcaaaaaccaagccatgaggtcgaaggaatcgtccgtagagctccgagacaggattgtgtcgatgcacagatctgtgaagggtaccaaaacatttctgcagcattgaaggtccccaagatcacattggcctccatcattcttaaatggaagaagtttggaaccaccaagactcttcctagagctggccgcccggccagcTCTACAAtcatgggagaagggccttggtcaggaggtgaccaagcacctgatggtcactctgacagagctccagagttcctctgtggagatgggagaaccttccagaagaactaCCCTCTCTACAAGTcttcaccaatcaggcttttatggtagagtggccagacggaagtcactcctcagtaaaaaggcacatgacagccagctgaAGGCagataaaggactctcagacctgaACTGGCTCCCCTACTACTACCCACTACCGTTGTGTCagataaaggactctcagacctgaACTGGCTCCCTACTACTACCCACTACCGTTGTGTCagataaaggactctcagacctgaACTGGCTCCCTACTACTACCCACTACCGTTGTGTCagataaaggactctcagacctgaACTGGCTCCCTACTACTACCCACTACCGTTGTGTCAGATAAAGGaccgtgagaaacaagattctcttgtctgatgaaaccaagattgaactctttggcctgaatgccaagcgtcacgtctggagaaaacctggcaccatccctacagtggcagcatcatgctgtggggatgtttttcagtggcagggactgggagactagttagtatcgagggaaagatgaacggagccaagtacagagagatccttgatgaaaacctgctccagagtgctcaggacctcagactagggtgatggttcaacttccaacaggacaacaaccctaagcacacagccaagacaacgcaggagtggcttcgggacaagtctctgaatgtccttgagtggcccagccagagcccagaactcgatcgaacatctctggagagacctgaaaatagctgtgcagcgacactccccatccaacctgacagagctggagaggatctgcagagaagaatgggagtaactccccaaatacaggtgtgccaagcttatatagcatcatacccaaggagactctaggctgccaaaggttcttcaacaaagtactgagtaaacggtctgaatagttatgtacatCTGATATTTGAGTttgtatttgtaataaatttgcaaacatttctaaaaacctgtttttgctttgtcattatggggtattgtgtatagtttgatggggggaaaaacaattgaatccattttataataagcctgtgacaacaaaatgtgtaaaaagtcaaagggtctgaatactttctgaatgcgctgtatGAATAGATGTATATGTAGCAGACTCACCTCTGTCACTGTCATAGAGGTAGGCGAACTTGTCCCACTTGTAATACTCCACTAAGCTGACCAGAGGTCCCTTGATGTCGGGTCTCATCTGAAGGACAAACTGATTGAGTCCATCAGCAGGGAACGACGGTGTGATGAAGGACACGTGGAGGGTCTCACAGAAAGACGTGATGGTGTTCACACTCTTCTTGTCATAGAAACCAAAGATGGCATAGACACCCCTGGAGAACTGGGAACAAACTGCATAGAGAGAAAGggtgggtggggggagagagagagagatggggaggggagggggagggagaggcagagagagagagggttggttaGCACCATGCTAATCCCATCACTAGCACCATGCTAACCCTATCACTAGCACCATGCTAACCCTATCACTAGCACCATGCTAACCCTATCACTAGCACCATGCTAACCCTATCACTAGCACCATGCTAATCCCATCACTAGCACCATGCCAACCCTATCACTAGCACCATGCTAACCCTATCACTAGCACCATGCTAACCCTATCACTAGCACCATGCTAAACCTATCACTAGCACCATGCTAACCCTACCACTAGCACCATGCTAACCCTATCACTAGCACCATGCTAACCCTCCCACTAGCACCATGCTAAACCTATCACTAGCACCATGCTAACCCTATCACTAGCACCATGCTAACCCTACCACGAGCACCATGCTAACCCTATCACTAGCACCATGCGAACCCTATCACTAGCACCATGCTAACTGTGCTACATTTACATTGGTGTCATGAATAACAGTTTATTttgagtgtatgtgtgtacctgtgcGTGTTTGTTAGAGGTTGTgattgagggtgtgtgtgtgtgcccgcgcgcctacacctgtgtgtgtgtctgttagagtgtgtgtgtagtgtgtgtgtgtgtgtgtgtgtgtgtgtgtgtgtgtgtgtgtgtgtgtgtgtgtgtgtgtgtgtgtgtgtgtatatatgtgtgtgtgtgtgagtatatttAGCTGTCCTACTTCAGCGCCCTGATTCCTTTATTCTCTAAAGGAAAAACAGTCCCTGTGTTACCTTCCTGCTTTGTCATGAGACACACACCACTTTTACGCcattgagcagagagagagacgacatggTTGCATTACTGAGGGAATAcacgttactgtgtgtgtgtgtgtggaggggggggttggctggctgtgtgtgtgtgtgtggaggggggggcttggctggctggctgtgtgtgtgtgtatgtggaggggggggggggggtggctggctgtgtgtgtctcgctgtgtCCCAGTTTTAACTAAGGCTCCTTGgccgagagaggcaggcagagagaggcaggcattGGCTGAAAACAGGGCTCTGCtttagttggtgtgtgtgtatatgagaggggggggggggggctcagtcaGCCGTTCTAACCGCTGTTCCATCGGCCTTCTCCTTTTCTCCATTACAACACTGTAGTAGAGCATCAGTCAGACATGGCCTGGTCTCCATTACAACACTGTAGTAGAGCATCAGTCAGACATGGCCTGGTCTCCATTACAACACTGTAGTAGAGCATCAGTCAGACACGGCCTGGTCTCCATTACAACACTGTAGTAGAGCATCAGTCAGACATGGCCTGGTCTCCATTACAACACTGTAGTAGAGCATCAGTCAGACACGGCCTGGTCTCCATTACAACACTGTAGTAGAGCATCAGTCAGACATGGCCTGGTCTCCATTACAACACTGTAGTAGAGCATCAGTCAGACACGGCCTGGTCTCCATTACAACACTGTAGTAGAGCATCAGTCAGACACGGCCTGGTCTCCATTACAACACTGTAGTAGAGCATCAGTCAGACATGGCCTGGTCTCCATTACAACACTGTAGTAGAGCATCAGTCAGACACGGCCTGGTCTCCATTACAACACTGTAGTAGAGCATCAGTCAGACACGGCCTGgtctccactacaacactgtagTAGAGCATCAGTCAGACATGGCCTGGTCTCCATTACAACACTGTAGTAGAGCATCAGTCAGACATGGCCTGGTCTCCATTACAACACTGTAGTAGAGCATCAGTCAGACATGGCCTGGTCTCCATTACAACACTATAGTAGAGCAAAGTAGAGCACAGAGCCGAGTAGAGAAGAGTAGGGCACAGAGGAGAGTAGATCACAGAGCAGTGTAGAGAAGAGTAgggaacagagcagagtagagcacggagcagagtagagcagagtagagcacagagcagagtagagcagagtagagcacagagcagagtagagcagggtagagcacagagcagagtagagcagagtagagcacagagcagagtagagtagagcagagcagagtagagcagagtagagcacagagcagagtagagcagagtagagtagagcagagtagagcacagagca
Proteins encoded in this region:
- the LOC135537510 gene encoding glutamate receptor 2-like, with product YAVCSQFSRGVYAIFGFYDKKSVNTITSFCETLHVSFITPSFPADGLNQFVLQMRPDIKGPLVSLVEYYKWDKFAYLYDSDRGLSTLQVILDTAAERKWIVTAINVGNLKDERKDEAYRSMFQDLEIRKERRVILDCEQDKVKDIMDQ